GAACGCGGCTGCTGCAACAGGTCAAGGACTTCGGGCGGGTGGCCGCGCACCTGGGCCACGAGTCGGTGGACACCACCCGCAAGGGGTACGCCCGGTTGGCGGCGGATGATCTTAAAGACGACTTGGCGGAGTGGTAGGAGCGAAAGAAGCCTGCCCGAAGGCAGGCTGAAACCCGCGCCCGTTGCTGGCGGTGCTGGTGCGTGTCGGGTTTCAATCCACAGCCCACCCGAAGCGAAGGCAGGCTGAAACCGCAAAGCCCGCTAGGGTGTGTCTGCAAACTCTCACAGCCACTCCATGACACAAGCCAATGTCACCATTGCCTCGAAATGACAAATCCGCTTTTCGAAGCGTGTGGCGATACGGCATGCACGCTTTAATCGGTTGACCAATCGTTCAATGACGTTCCTCTGTCGATAACGTCCCCGGTCATATGACCGGGGACGTTTATGGTTCCGCTTTGGAGGACAGACCAGGTGCATTCCCCGCCGCTCACAGCATTCGTGTGCTTTTGCGCCACTGTAGGCACGATCTGCCAGGATGAAACGGGCACGGACCTTCGGACGTCCACGCCCTCTCCGTTTCACCTTCCCTGCATCAAGTGACCTTGCCCCTGTTTTCGGTGCCAGACTGATTGCGAATTCAGCAGCAGACTGGGAGGCATATGAACGGCAAACGGTATAGCTCAGAACTTGCACCTGAATACGTGGTAGTGGTACGGA
This sequence is a window from Deinococcus radiophilus. Protein-coding genes within it:
- a CDS encoding transposase: MPTPGLNCLKLRNLRTWLEGFSVPLPRIQVQVLSYTVCRSYASQSAAEFAISLAPKTGARSLDAGKVKRRGRGRPKVRARFILADRAYSGAKAHECCERRGMHLVCPPKRNHKRPRSYDRGRYRQRNVIERLVNRLKRACRIATRFEKRICHFEAMVTLACVMEWL